The following coding sequences are from one Saprospiraceae bacterium window:
- a CDS encoding RNA methyltransferase, translating into MISGMYADKAVEKAFKSNKQLGARDRAFVAESVYGIIRFKRFYTFLLGQDTDIDLLVRCYFYLKNKSVPDWLTLDPKYLESIDKNLEEGGSVRKIKESIPDWMDDLGIQELEKHWDSLLHSLNQPAAFVIRSNSLKTEKDRLAKLLENQGILSQDPGPNYPSALVLSRQNIFQNDLFKSGFFEVQDANSQLIAPFLDVQAGMRVIDACAGAGGKSLHLAALMKNKGTLLCLDKEAYKLNELRNRSSRAGVSIIETRPIESTKTIKRLHRSCDRLLLDVPCSGLGVLRRNPDAKWKLSPSFISEIHTIQAQILSQYSEMLKPGGKLVYATCSILPSENQKQVSSFLEASKNFELEEESTIWPDQKGFDGFYMARLTRKNN; encoded by the coding sequence ATGATTTCAGGCATGTATGCCGACAAAGCGGTAGAGAAAGCGTTCAAATCTAACAAACAACTTGGTGCTCGAGACAGGGCTTTTGTAGCTGAGTCGGTTTATGGCATTATACGATTCAAGAGATTTTACACGTTCCTACTGGGTCAGGACACAGATATTGATCTTCTCGTTCGCTGTTACTTTTACCTGAAAAACAAATCCGTTCCGGATTGGCTCACATTGGATCCAAAATATCTGGAATCAATCGATAAGAATCTGGAAGAAGGAGGATCCGTCAGAAAAATCAAAGAGTCTATACCGGATTGGATGGACGACCTGGGTATACAAGAACTGGAAAAACATTGGGACTCGCTACTCCATTCACTCAACCAACCGGCTGCGTTCGTTATCCGAAGCAACAGTCTCAAAACCGAAAAAGATAGATTGGCAAAATTGCTTGAAAACCAAGGGATCTTGTCTCAAGACCCAGGACCAAATTATCCAAGCGCACTTGTACTTTCCCGACAAAATATCTTTCAAAATGATCTCTTTAAGTCCGGATTTTTTGAAGTTCAAGACGCTAATTCTCAATTGATCGCACCATTTCTGGATGTTCAAGCCGGTATGAGGGTCATCGATGCTTGTGCAGGAGCCGGTGGTAAAAGTCTTCACCTGGCAGCTTTAATGAAAAACAAAGGGACATTGTTATGCCTGGATAAAGAGGCCTATAAACTCAATGAATTGAGAAATCGCTCCAGTAGAGCAGGTGTCAGCATCATTGAAACCAGACCCATAGAATCCACCAAAACAATTAAGCGTCTGCACAGATCTTGTGATCGTCTCCTTTTGGATGTTCCTTGTAGTGGATTGGGTGTACTTCGTCGAAATCCTGATGCCAAGTGGAAATTAAGTCCTTCCTTTATATCGGAAATCCACACAATTCAGGCACAGATTTTGTCACAGTATTCTGAAATGCTGAAACCCGGAGGCAAATTGGTTTATGCAACTTGCAGTATATTGCCATCAGAAAATCAAAAACAGGTTTCTTCATTTTTGGAGGCTTCAAAAAATTTTGAGCTTGAAGAAGAGTCTACAATCTGGCCCGACCAAAAAGGATTCGATGGATTTTACATGGCTCGATTAACAAGGAAAAACAATTAA